The proteins below come from a single Terriglobales bacterium genomic window:
- a CDS encoding diguanylate cyclase: protein MNQQVQREQGRTLTGVQSDSAAVSLDDIRLRLRRLESQDWWLWGGAVLVMLLLTFGILSLSFPGVLHEENSFYWVQLDLAARGLLGLVVVFSVFVVYQQVLIKRLRVQLAAQLAEMAALETRAEAFEKLAIADPLTELYNRRFATEHLPIEIARAARQGYPLTVLMLDLNGFKSINDQHGHAAGDAALQEFARHLKRGFRSSDLPVRMGGDEFMVVLPECSAENVPKALMHLRDLYIEHLGTKIDITFAAGWAESRDGDTANELLARADRALYADKHTSNAEQQVRAAQAALEQQQKMVTVGHMAGGVAHDFNNLLTVIRGYSELLLDYIPAGDALRDKVEEIDSAAQRAATLTRQLLSFTRKQPPDPDHRVDLNKIVSGMDNMIRSLLSGAHQAAFELANDLDTTRADPSQIEQMIMNLVINARDAMPEGGSITIRTGNAVLDDAFVSENPGSRPGSYVSLAVSDTGVGMSEEVKAHIFEPFFTTKSAGEGTGLGLAIVYGVVKQTGSYIAVDSVPGQGTTFTVYFPRAVAAVSQNAASSAASAVR, encoded by the coding sequence GGCTGTGGGGCGGCGCAGTGCTGGTGATGCTGCTGCTCACGTTCGGAATCCTTTCGCTGAGCTTCCCGGGCGTACTGCACGAGGAAAATTCCTTTTACTGGGTGCAACTGGACCTGGCAGCGCGCGGACTGCTGGGGCTGGTGGTGGTATTCAGCGTATTCGTGGTGTATCAGCAAGTCCTGATTAAGCGGCTGCGGGTGCAGCTGGCAGCGCAGTTGGCGGAGATGGCGGCGCTGGAGACGCGGGCCGAGGCTTTCGAAAAGCTGGCGATCGCCGATCCGCTCACCGAACTCTATAACCGGCGCTTCGCCACCGAACACCTGCCGATCGAAATTGCCCGCGCCGCGCGCCAGGGCTATCCCTTGACCGTGCTGATGCTGGACCTGAACGGCTTCAAGTCGATCAATGACCAGCACGGACACGCCGCCGGAGATGCCGCGCTGCAGGAGTTCGCGCGTCACCTGAAGCGCGGCTTCCGTTCCTCCGACCTGCCAGTGCGAATGGGCGGGGACGAATTCATGGTCGTGTTGCCGGAGTGTTCGGCGGAAAACGTTCCCAAGGCATTGATGCACCTGCGCGACCTGTACATCGAGCACCTGGGCACAAAGATCGACATTACTTTCGCGGCGGGCTGGGCCGAGAGCCGGGATGGCGACACTGCCAACGAGTTGTTGGCCCGGGCCGACCGGGCGCTGTACGCGGACAAGCATACAAGCAACGCGGAGCAGCAGGTGCGCGCCGCCCAAGCCGCGCTGGAACAACAGCAGAAGATGGTCACGGTCGGTCACATGGCGGGCGGGGTGGCGCACGATTTCAATAACCTGCTGACGGTGATCCGGGGATACAGCGAGCTGCTGCTGGACTACATTCCGGCCGGCGACGCGCTGCGCGACAAAGTAGAGGAGATCGACAGCGCGGCACAGCGGGCGGCGACGCTGACGCGGCAGCTGCTGTCGTTTACCCGCAAGCAGCCACCCGACCCGGACCATCGCGTTGACCTGAACAAGATCGTTTCCGGCATGGACAACATGATTCGATCGCTGCTGAGCGGTGCGCATCAGGCAGCGTTCGAACTGGCCAATGACCTGGACACGACGCGCGCCGATCCCAGCCAGATCGAACAAATGATCATGAACCTGGTGATCAATGCGCGCGACGCCATGCCGGAGGGCGGCAGCATCACCATCCGCACCGGAAATGCCGTACTGGATGACGCCTTCGTGAGCGAGAATCCCGGCTCGCGCCCGGGCAGCTACGTCAGCCTGGCCGTTTCCGATACCGGGGTGGGAATGAGCGAGGAAGTGAAGGCGCACATCTTCGAGCCGTTCTTTACCACCAAGTCCGCCGGTGAGGGCACAGGGTTGGGGCTGGCCATCGTGTATGGCGTGGTGAAGCAGACCGGCAGCTACATCGCGGTAGACAGCGTCCCCGGTCAAGGGACCACGTTTACGGTTTATTTCCCGCGCGCCGTCGCAGCAGTTTCACAAAACGCAGCCAGTTCCGCGGCCTCCGCCGTC